One Candidatus Moraniibacteriota bacterium genomic window, AGTCGCGTGATCGTGTTTCGAGTGCTATAAAAAATAGCGGATTTAAGCCACCACATCAGTGCGGTCGCATTACGGTGAATCTAGCTCCGGCAGACTTGCCAAAGGCCAGCCCTATTTATGATCTTCCTATCGCTATGGGATTTTTGCTTGCGACCAAACAATTGCAATTTGATTTTAATGGCAGGATGATTGTAGGAGAACTTTCTCTTGACGGGCGCATACGTCCTATACAGGGAACTTTACCTATAGCTCTCTTGGCAAAAGAAAAGGGGTTTAATGAATTATATGTTCCATTAGAAAATGCAGCTGAAGCCAGTGTAGTTAAGGGAATAAATATTGTACCTGTAGATACTCTTTATTCTTTGGCTGATCATTTTTCTGGCAATAGAAAAATTGATTATTTCCCATCATTAGACGGGGATGTCCTATTTTCAACAGCAGATTATGAAATAGATATGGCTCATATTAAAGGTCAACAACATGCCAAGCGTGCTCTGGAAATTGCAGCAGCTGGTGGGCACAATGTTATTTTAAACGGACCTCCAGGATCAGGAAAGACTTTATTGGCTAAGGCTATTCCTACTATTCTCCCCCAGTTAACATTGGAAGAAGCATTGGAAATAACAAAAATATTTTCAGTTTCCGGAAAACTTAGGAAAGGACAACCTCTAGTTACTTCAAGGCCATACAGAAATCCACATCATAGTGCCAGTAGTGTTTCTTTGATTGGTGGGGGGAGTTATCCAAAGCCTGGAGAAATAAGCTTAGCGCACAGGGGAGTTTTGTTTTTGGATGAGTTTGCTGAGTTTCCTAAAAGTGTTTTAGAGAATTTGCGCCAGCCACTTGAGGATGGTATGATAACAATCTCAAGAGCCAAAGGATCTTTATATTTTCCAGCCCGGTTTATTTTGGTGGCCGCTATGAATCCCTGTTTTTGCGGGAACGCTACTGATCCGGAAAAAATATGCACATGTACGCCAGCACAGATTTCCCGGTATAAGCAAAAAATTTCTGGACCAATTATGGACCGCATTGATCTGCACATTGAAGTGCCACGTTTAAGTTTTGACAAGCTTCAAGAAGGAATAAGTGAAGAAAAAAGCGAGCAGATACGTGCCAGAGTGGAAGCAGCCAGAAAAATACAAGCTAAAAGATTTGAAAATTTGTCGGTAATTTCTAACAGCGAAATGTCTTCTGATCAAATAAGACAATTTTGTCCTTTAGACGAAGAGTGCAAACAGCTTTTAAGAAATGCTGTATCAGCTCTAAAGCTTAGTGCCCGAGCTTATCACCGTATAATAAAAATCGCGCGTACTATTGCAGATCTTTCAAATAGTGAAAATATTCAGCCGGCACATATTGCCGAAGCCATTCAATACAGATTCAAAATGGAATGATAAGAATTTCAAAAAAACTAAAATACATCTTTTTTTTAACTGGACTGGCAATCCTTTTTTTCTTTATATTCAATAAAGATAAAAATGATATTGCTATAAACTTTAATTCTGAAAAAAAGAAAATTGAATTGACTGATAGCAATATCACTTTTGAATTAATGTCTGCGGCCAAAACTGTAGAAGATTTTATGAACGAGCAAAAAATAGTCCTGGAAGAAAATGATTTAATTGTGCCTGATAAAAATAAAGAAATTTTTTCTGGTACTCATATAATCATCAAACGAGCAAAAAACATAACAATTAAAGAAGCGGATAAAAAAACTAAAACGCATACTCTTTTGGATACTATCGAGCAAGCTGTTTGGGAGAATAAAGAAATAACTTTGTCCGATGATGATATTACGAATCCATCAAGGCGAGTATTGGTCAAAGAAGAAATGACAATTATTGTTACACATGTTGTCATAAAAGAAGAAATAAAAAAGCAGGATATCGATTTCAAAACAATTTCTAATGAAGATGATAAATTAGGTTGGCGCGTTAAAAAAGTCACCCAAAAAGGAATAAAAGGCACGCGTGAAATAAAATATAAAGTAGTTTATCATGACAATAAGGAAATATCGCGCAAAATTCTGGAAAGCAATGTTACAAAAGAACCAATTGAAGAAATTGTTACGCAAGGAACATATATGAAATTAGGCAAGGCTAATAAAGGACAGGGTACCTGGTATGCCTGGAAAGGGGGACTTTTTGCTGCCAGCACGACTCTTCCGCGCGGCGCATATGCCAAGGTGACCAATGCGGAAAATGGCAAATCGGTCGTTGTCCAAATCAATGATTATGGCCCGCAAGGTAAAGGACGCATTATTGATTTGGACAAAGTTGCTTTTGAAAAAATAGCTTCATTAGGTGCGGGAGTTATTGGAGTCAAAGTGGAGCAAGTACTCAATTAGTTTATAAAGTTATAAAGTTCATAAGGTTCATAAGGTTCATAAAGTTATGGAAATCAAAGCGAAAAAATCTTTAGGACAGAATTTTTTGAAAGACGAGGCAATTTTGCAACGGATTATTGAAAGTGCGAAACTTTCTGCTGATGATGTTGTCATTGAAATCGGGCCGGGGCAAGGAGTGCTGACGGAACTGCTGACTGAGGTTGCCAAAAAAGTCATGGCGATTGAATTGGATGACCGACTGGTTGAAATGTTAAATAACAAGTTGCGTAACAAAGAAAATATTGAAATTATCCATGATGATATACTAAAAATAAATCTTCCAGAGCTTATTTTTAACAAGCTGAAGAAGCTGAAAGCTAAGGAAGTTAAATATAAAGTTGTCGCTAATATTCCATATTACATTACTGCTCCAATTATTAAATTATTTTTAGAAACCAAATTTCCACCGAGTGAAATGATTCTGATGGTGCAGAAAGAAGTAGCGGAAAGAATCTGTGCCAAGGCAGGAAAAATGAGCATTTTGGCAGTGTCGGTGCAATACTATGCTCAGCCGGAATATTTATTCACTGTGTCGAAAGAATCTTTTGAGCCGATGCCGAAAGTGGATAGTGCAGTAATTAGAATCATAAGAAACAAAAAACCTGCTTCGCCGGCAGGCAGACGAGAAACAAGAAACAAGCAGGACGTTAAAAAATTTTTTAGAATTGTGCGGGCGGGATTTTCAGCCAAAAGAAAAACTTTAGCTAATAATCTTTCTAATGGATTTCAAATAGACAAAAAAACTTCTGAAGAAAAATTAATCGCGCTTGGTTTTTCGAAAAATACTCGCGCTCAGGAACTGACAGTGGAAGATTGGAGGAAAATAGAGAATATTTTATAAAAATAAATTTTATATGGGCATAGTCTCTGAATTAAATGAAAAACAAAAAGAAGCGGTAATGACAACAGATGGACCGCTTTTGATTATTGCCGGAGCGGGGTCGGGCAAAACCAAAACACTGACACATCGGGTAGCCTATCTGATTAAAAATCACGGAGTCAATCCGCGCAATATTTTGGCAGTGACTTTTACTAACAAGGCGGCGGGGGAAATGTGTGAAAGGATCATGCGAATTTTATATCCCGAGGCAGACAAAAATTATAAATATAGTTTGTATAACAATTCGAATCTGCCAACCATTGGAACGTTTCATGCAATCTGTTCCAAAATACTGCGCAGTGAAATAGAAGTTTTGGGATATGAAAAATCGTTTCACATCATTGATGACCAGGATCAGCAGGCTTTAATGAAAAAAATTCTAAAAGAAATGGAAATAGATCCACAGCAGTTCAATCCAAGAGCAATTCTATCAACCATAAGTAAGGCTAAAAATGAGCTGATAAGTAGGGAAGAATTTGAAAATCAAGCCCATGGATATTACGAAGAAATTGTGGCTAAGTGCTATAAACGCTACCAATCACATCTTAAAGAAAACAACAGTCTGGATTTTGATGATATTCTTGTTTTTATAGTAAAAATTTTTCAGAATTTTCCTAAAGTGCTGGAAAAATATCAGAAACAATTCAAATATATTTTAGTGGATGAATATCAGGATACCAATCGGGCGCAATATTTATTTATAAATATGTTGGCCGGGAAGCACAGAAATTTATGCGTTGTGGGAGATGATTGGCAAAGTATTTATAAGTTCCGAGGCGCAGACATTAAAAATATCCTCAATTTTGAAAATGATTATCCAGAAGCCAAAGTAATACATCTGGAACAGAATTACCGTTCAACCCAGGTTATTCTGGATGCGGCCTATGGTGTTATTTCCAAAAACATAAATCGCAAGGATAAGAAACTTTGGACGGAAAAAGAAGCCGGGCATTTGGTAACTTCTTTTGAGGCTGAGGATGAATGCGACGAAGCTGAGTTTGTCGCAGATGAAATAAAAAAAGGAGGCATGCCTTATAGCAAATACGTAGTTTTATACCGTACCAATGCACAATCACGCGTTATTGAAGAAACTTTTCTAAAAAAATCAATACCCTATCGAATTATCGGAGGCATTAAGTTCTACCAGCGAAAGGAAATAAAGGACGTGATTGCTTATCTTAAATTAATTTCAAATCATAGTGACACAATTTCATTGGAGAGGATAATCAATGAACCAAAAAGAAATCTGGGTCTAGTTACATTCAAAAAGTGGGTAGATATCGCTAAGAAAAAAAATTTAAATCTTATTGAAGCCGGATTAAAATTTTCAGAATCTGAATTTAAATTTCCAGAAAGTCTGCAACTAGTAAATTCAAAAATTGATGCAATAGCTAAGCTCTGCGACTTTATAAAAAGAATGAAAGAAATCCAGCCGAGAATAACATTAGCTGATTTTATTGAAAAAGTTTTTAAGGAAAGTGGATACGAAAAAATGCTGTTGGATGACGGAGTTGAAGGTGAAATGCGCTGGGAAAACGTAAAAGAACTTATAACCGTGGCGCATAAGTATGATGAAAATAAAGCAGAGTATGGAGATATTTTAAGAGCGTTTTTAGAAGAGGTTGCACTCACATCTGAAGCAGACAACGTTGACCAAAATCAAGATGCAGTGTATCTTATGACTCTGCATAGCGCTAAAGGTCTAGAATTCCCTGCGGTTTTTATAGTCGGTTTGGAAGAAGGAATATTGCCGCACTCCAGAAGCATGCTTTCCTATGAAGAAATGGAAGAAGAAAGGCGTTTGATGTACGTAGGCTTAACTAGAGCCAAGGAAAAAATATATCTTTTATTCACGCGCCAACGCAATTTGTTCGGTTCAACGCAGATGAATTCTCCTTCCAGATTTTTGGACGATATACCTGAAAAACTTGTAAAACATAACTCATGCCGTGAAACAGAAAAAAAGATATTTGAATCGCTTTTAAAAAAGAAGAAGAAATCAGAAAAAAAAGCGAATTTTTTCAAAGGGGGAGAGAAAGTCAAACATGAACAATTTGGGGAAGGCATAGTTGTTTCGTCTGTTGGCGACATTATTACAGTGGCATTTAAAAAAGCCGGAATCAAAAGATTGTCGGCAGAATTTGCAAAGCTTGAACAAATTTAATTTTTTTTATTTCTTTTTTCCGTGAAACTGCTTGTGTATTTCTTTGAGTTGCTTGTTGGTAATGTGCGTATAAATTTGAGTTGTCGTTATGGAAGAATGTCCCAACATTGTTTGCACGCTTCGGATGTCAGCTCCATTAGAAAGTAAGTCTGTGGCAAAACTATGCCTTAGCGTGTGCGGATGTACATTTTTCACGATACCTGCTTTGGCTGCATAAAATTTTACTATTCTTTGAATTGAACGTGGGGTCAAGCGCTTTGTTTTTTCGTTTCCAATTCCCCCTTTTTCGGATAATCGAATAAATAAAGCCGGATCCAAGTCCATGCGCTTGCTCAAATATTTTTCCAACGCCTCTTTTGCAGTATCAGAAATGAAAACTATTCTCATTTTATCGCCCTTGCCAATCACGCTAAATTCTTGTCTGGAAATGTTCAATTGGTCGCAGTTTATATTTATAAGTTCAGAAACACGAAGTCCTGCCGAAAAAAGAAGCTCCAAGATTGCCCTATCGCGCATGGACTTTATGTCTGATCCTTCTGCGGCATGCAAAAGGCGGTCAAGCTCACCACTATCAAGAAACTCAATTTCATGTGATGGATTTTTACCAACTTCCAATTTTTCAGCGGCCAAACTTTTAATATCGCGCTTGGCAAGATATTTCAGAAAACTGCGGATGGCTATTATATGATAATTTTGAGTAACTTTTTTCAGTTCCTTGCCATGGCTATCTTTCTGCCGGTTCAGATATAAACGGTAGCTCCTTATAAGCTCAGCAGTGATATCCTTGGGTTCGGATATTTTTGCCCAGGTCAAAAAGCGCTTGAGATAATGATGATAATTCTCAATAGTCTTCTGCGAACGGTTACGTTCAATCTCCAAATATTCAAGAAATTCAGTCAG contains:
- a CDS encoding YifB family Mg chelatase-like AAA ATPase; amino-acid sequence: MSSKIYSAATIGLDGEIVEVEVDILGSGLHNFSIVGLPDIAIKESRDRVSSAIKNSGFKPPHQCGRITVNLAPADLPKASPIYDLPIAMGFLLATKQLQFDFNGRMIVGELSLDGRIRPIQGTLPIALLAKEKGFNELYVPLENAAEASVVKGINIVPVDTLYSLADHFSGNRKIDYFPSLDGDVLFSTADYEIDMAHIKGQQHAKRALEIAAAGGHNVILNGPPGSGKTLLAKAIPTILPQLTLEEALEITKIFSVSGKLRKGQPLVTSRPYRNPHHSASSVSLIGGGSYPKPGEISLAHRGVLFLDEFAEFPKSVLENLRQPLEDGMITISRAKGSLYFPARFILVAAMNPCFCGNATDPEKICTCTPAQISRYKQKISGPIMDRIDLHIEVPRLSFDKLQEGISEEKSEQIRARVEAARKIQAKRFENLSVISNSEMSSDQIRQFCPLDEECKQLLRNAVSALKLSARAYHRIIKIARTIADLSNSENIQPAHIAEAIQYRFKME
- a CDS encoding G5 domain-containing protein, giving the protein MIRISKKLKYIFFLTGLAILFFFIFNKDKNDIAINFNSEKKKIELTDSNITFELMSAAKTVEDFMNEQKIVLEENDLIVPDKNKEIFSGTHIIIKRAKNITIKEADKKTKTHTLLDTIEQAVWENKEITLSDDDITNPSRRVLVKEEMTIIVTHVVIKEEIKKQDIDFKTISNEDDKLGWRVKKVTQKGIKGTREIKYKVVYHDNKEISRKILESNVTKEPIEEIVTQGTYMKLGKANKGQGTWYAWKGGLFAASTTLPRGAYAKVTNAENGKSVVVQINDYGPQGKGRIIDLDKVAFEKIASLGAGVIGVKVEQVLN
- the rsmA gene encoding 16S rRNA (adenine(1518)-N(6)/adenine(1519)-N(6))-dimethyltransferase RsmA; this encodes MEIKAKKSLGQNFLKDEAILQRIIESAKLSADDVVIEIGPGQGVLTELLTEVAKKVMAIELDDRLVEMLNNKLRNKENIEIIHDDILKINLPELIFNKLKKLKAKEVKYKVVANIPYYITAPIIKLFLETKFPPSEMILMVQKEVAERICAKAGKMSILAVSVQYYAQPEYLFTVSKESFEPMPKVDSAVIRIIRNKKPASPAGRRETRNKQDVKKFFRIVRAGFSAKRKTLANNLSNGFQIDKKTSEEKLIALGFSKNTRAQELTVEDWRKIENIL
- a CDS encoding UvrD-helicase domain-containing protein, which produces MGIVSELNEKQKEAVMTTDGPLLIIAGAGSGKTKTLTHRVAYLIKNHGVNPRNILAVTFTNKAAGEMCERIMRILYPEADKNYKYSLYNNSNLPTIGTFHAICSKILRSEIEVLGYEKSFHIIDDQDQQALMKKILKEMEIDPQQFNPRAILSTISKAKNELISREEFENQAHGYYEEIVAKCYKRYQSHLKENNSLDFDDILVFIVKIFQNFPKVLEKYQKQFKYILVDEYQDTNRAQYLFINMLAGKHRNLCVVGDDWQSIYKFRGADIKNILNFENDYPEAKVIHLEQNYRSTQVILDAAYGVISKNINRKDKKLWTEKEAGHLVTSFEAEDECDEAEFVADEIKKGGMPYSKYVVLYRTNAQSRVIEETFLKKSIPYRIIGGIKFYQRKEIKDVIAYLKLISNHSDTISLERIINEPKRNLGLVTFKKWVDIAKKKNLNLIEAGLKFSESEFKFPESLQLVNSKIDAIAKLCDFIKRMKEIQPRITLADFIEKVFKESGYEKMLLDDGVEGEMRWENVKELITVAHKYDENKAEYGDILRAFLEEVALTSEADNVDQNQDAVYLMTLHSAKGLEFPAVFIVGLEEGILPHSRSMLSYEEMEEERRLMYVGLTRAKEKIYLLFTRQRNLFGSTQMNSPSRFLDDIPEKLVKHNSCRETEKKIFESLLKKKKKSEKKANFFKGGEKVKHEQFGEGIVVSSVGDIITVAFKKAGIKRLSAEFAKLEQI
- a CDS encoding tyrosine-type recombinase/integrase, with amino-acid sequence MKLKNLLTEFLEYLEIERNRSQKTIENYHHYLKRFLTWAKISEPKDITAELIRSYRLYLNRQKDSHGKELKKVTQNYHIIAIRSFLKYLAKRDIKSLAAEKLEVGKNPSHEIEFLDSGELDRLLHAAEGSDIKSMRDRAILELLFSAGLRVSELININCDQLNISRQEFSVIGKGDKMRIVFISDTAKEALEKYLSKRMDLDPALFIRLSEKGGIGNEKTKRLTPRSIQRIVKFYAAKAGIVKNVHPHTLRHSFATDLLSNGADIRSVQTMLGHSSITTTQIYTHITNKQLKEIHKQFHGKKK